One Streptosporangium sp. NBC_01495 DNA window includes the following coding sequences:
- a CDS encoding S1 family peptidase, protein MPRRHAAITGCVLAITTLTATAVPTGDRPLTADVTAAAVKPPPGMLMALQRDLHLTAKQAQARLLNETRQAEVETQLRRRLGDRFGGSWLVGTIAETLMVATTNPADLHQIAAEGARGKVVTRSLPQLQALRAQTDEALAAHPLAGGNVRYVDVRANQVVVLSDKPTATRAALKTAGLQPTAVRVVSSPERPLPLSDLVGGEAYYVGATTRCSVGFPVVRGLQNGFVSAGHCGTAGMTTTAGADRVAQGIFQASIFPLHDFAWIAVNKDWTPRPVVNSGSGATVNVAGSRVAIEGASVCRSGSATGWHCGAIRQRNASVVYSQGTVSELTRTTVCAEPGDSGGSFIAIDQAQGVTSGGFGDCGAGGVTYFQPVNEILTTYGLSLVTIHGNPPPPSTGTCTGYPHTAEGTLPVGRTDYRLVDYQSTADGVHFACLAGVVGTDFDLYLQKQDGQNWVTVAAAEGPTPSEKIDYTGTPGHYRYRVVASSRSGAYLLGYKVP, encoded by the coding sequence ATGCCCCGCAGACACGCCGCCATCACGGGATGCGTCCTGGCGATCACCACCCTTACCGCGACGGCCGTCCCGACCGGCGACCGGCCCCTTACCGCCGACGTCACAGCCGCCGCGGTGAAACCGCCGCCGGGAATGCTCATGGCCCTTCAGCGCGACCTCCACCTCACCGCGAAACAGGCCCAGGCCCGGCTGCTCAACGAGACCCGCCAAGCGGAGGTCGAAACGCAGCTTCGCAGAAGGCTCGGTGACCGTTTCGGTGGTTCGTGGCTTGTCGGAACCATCGCGGAGACTCTCATGGTGGCCACCACCAACCCCGCCGACCTTCACCAGATCGCCGCCGAGGGTGCCCGGGGCAAGGTGGTCACCCGGTCGCTGCCCCAACTCCAGGCACTCAGGGCGCAGACGGACGAGGCCCTGGCCGCTCACCCGCTCGCCGGGGGGAATGTGCGTTACGTCGACGTGCGGGCCAACCAGGTCGTCGTCCTGTCCGACAAGCCGACGGCGACCAGGGCCGCCCTCAAGACCGCCGGTCTGCAACCGACCGCGGTGCGAGTGGTGTCCTCCCCTGAACGCCCCCTGCCCCTGTCCGATCTGGTGGGCGGCGAGGCTTATTACGTCGGTGCCACGACCCGCTGCTCGGTCGGCTTCCCAGTGGTCCGCGGTCTTCAGAACGGTTTCGTCAGTGCCGGTCACTGTGGCACGGCGGGGATGACCACCACCGCCGGCGCCGACCGGGTCGCCCAGGGGATCTTCCAGGCATCGATATTCCCGCTCCACGACTTCGCCTGGATCGCCGTGAACAAGGACTGGACGCCCAGGCCGGTGGTGAACAGTGGCAGCGGGGCCACCGTGAACGTCGCCGGTTCCAGGGTGGCCATCGAGGGGGCGTCGGTCTGCCGGTCCGGTTCCGCCACCGGCTGGCACTGCGGCGCCATCCGGCAACGCAACGCCAGCGTCGTCTACAGCCAGGGCACCGTCTCCGAGCTGACCCGGACCACCGTCTGCGCCGAGCCCGGCGACTCCGGCGGCTCCTTCATCGCCATCGACCAGGCCCAGGGCGTCACCTCCGGCGGCTTCGGAGACTGCGGCGCCGGTGGCGTCACCTACTTCCAGCCGGTCAACGAGATCCTCACGACCTACGGCCTGTCCCTGGTGACCATCCACGGTAATCCTCCCCCGCCGAGCACAGGCACCTGCACCGGCTACCCGCACACCGCCGAAGGCACGCTTCCCGTCGGGAGGACCGACTACCGGCTGGTCGACTACCAGTCGACCGCCGACGGTGTCCACTTCGCCTGCCTGGCCGGTGTCGTCGGCACTGACTTCGACCTCTACCTGCAAAAACAGGACGGCCAGAATTGGGTCACCGTCGCCGCCGCCGAAGGACCGACCCCCAGCGAGAAGATCGACTACACCGGCACGCCCGGCCACTACCGATACCGCGTGGTCGCCTCCAGCCGCTCCGGCGCCTACCTCCTGGGATACAAGGTGCCGTGA